A portion of the Malassezia japonica chromosome 3, complete sequence genome contains these proteins:
- the VPS15 gene encoding non-specific serine/threonine protein kinase (EggNog:ENOG503NXFW; COG:T; BUSCO:EOG092602OP), whose translation MGNALSGSSHRLPGAGELVLDSQLQYECSLGSSRFLRATRVKHALGPLVVKAFIKPDPSMRLRGLVRRLRLEREALEDVPNVLTYQEVIETEEAGYLVRQWLMCSLYDRISTRPFLTQIEKLWVSYQLLYAMQASSQRNVRHGDLKCENVLVSGSLSVYITDFASSFKPTYLPLDDPADFSLFFDTARRRTCYVAPERFYDSLAELTTRVEREGGHSRSATDVENVSDLLTHEPYLELLGLGRPSGSVTEAMDVFSLGCVLAELWRDGAPLFTLSQLFRYREGEFDVEAMLAEIPHDGIRDLVRRMVHVDHEHRPTFATLLSESSEHVFPLSFSRFLHLYLVELQRPAQGAPTHPDQSEAEAQTRRTHLARMVEPDERIERLYEDWATLLPFLGEPGARLRDEGELPLGVCLPHVPVPDPAPRRARAEKDGEALLVLSVVLANVRNCQRASARCHAMEIMMHLVYGWLSDEACLDRVLPYFVALLSDRSAVCRALAMRYLVTTLECVQSTTPGNTGLFSEYILPHLRRMTQDSNASVRTVYAAHLTRLFESAIRFLQMEQAPSASDATASVRGYDEQMENLRLMAQEQTLLLLTDPASCVRRALLGDFGLLCTLLGAERLENSVLSHLLTYFNDPDWELRAAFFHAIEALVPVLGPKALGRYVHPLLVQALGDEEEMVVVEALRSFRRLLAEGLFGPATRYELLRHAAGLLCHPNLWIREAAVGLFAQAASECTAAEAWTKLYVLLRPRLRCDIASLTAEALYANLAPPLPRPVLSAATNAVAKKNEVFLAYWKVRAEKAWKDAADADAQVRASIDQIVRPSSFASHTDSMHPTNADEKAMLARLAALGFDWKHDTPKLIGLWWYIVRLAQSHGKRAKAGPPSTSLDGAPPHTIFFTPHTSPQAPPSEAAIRTAKKRIQRVNQRKASVDDVLDTQVAQHAEPPPLRKKDPPSTPEKPRQPLVTAPAKAEASTSVVHAHAQRARTPSAQTQADESLQLLQESGSAPPAEATSYTSTYDGSDPFIHAHLEAVYDRMAHGRSALGVPSVPSETPRAWPAPHMRSRAKVPGVSSNVRPEGTLIAYFTEHSGPITALDLASDQLFFVSGAQDGLVKVWDTSRLEKNVTARSRLTYTAHSAPITALLVLHNTHCIVSAASDGSLHAYGVAASGGASLPKYGRPHPLGRKTLPNGEHVVCMAQLAGGAAPTLVLGTSHGRVLFWDVRCMQCIHAMTTPVSHGAVQCLALDPARHWLCTGSANGVLSLWDLRFALLLRSWAVGDADQVTPGHVYALAVHPTQPRCVFVAYTSGDVAPLFDVFDLEANRVLAMYTATQSDAATQSESRKHYRVLHPDAQRPSAALAALVAHRARPPVPPPVYALCAGADGYVSSGARPGYVVCAGSDAIVWYLDLGRVEKSVAIGLQAQGEFVSVGDTPNAPSEYSHRRPSPRDKPLASRTPLHALHSTKALSAFVKAHKDAVTALILIEHPFRCIIAGDRTGTIRVWE comes from the exons ATGGGGAATGCGCTGTCCGGCTCGAGCCACCGGCTgccgggcgccggcgagctggTGCTCGATAGCCAGCTGCAGTACGAGTGCAG TCTTGGCTCGTCACGCTTcctgcgtgcgacgcgggtgaagcacgcgctcggcccgcTGGTCGTCAAGGCGTTTATCAAGCCCGACCCCTCGATGCGGCTCCGGGGCCTtgtgcggcgcttgcggt TGGAACGCGAGGCTCTGGAGGATGTGCCAAACGTCCTGACCTACCAAGAGGTGATCGAGACCGAAGAGGCCGGCTACCTCGTGCGCCAGTGGCTCATGTGCAGCCTCTACGACCGGATCAG cacgcgcccaTTCCTCACGCAAATCGAGAAGCTGTGGGTGAGTTACCAGCTTCTGTACGCGATGCAAGCGTCGTCGCAGCGCAAcgtgcgccacggcgaCCTCAAGTGCGAAAATGTGCTCGTGAGCGGATCGCTGTCTGTGTACATTACCGACTTTGCCTCGTCGTTCAAGCCGACCTACCTTCCGCTGGACGATCCAGCAGACTTTTCGCTGTTTTTTGATACGGCCCGCCGGCGGACATGCTACGTTGCCCCGGAACGCTTCTACGACtcgcttgccgagctcacgacgcgcgtcgagcgcgagggcgGGCACAGCCGCAGTGCGACCGACGTCGAAAACGTGTCGGATCTCTTGACACACGAGCCCTACCTTGAGCTCCTGGGCCTCGGGCGCCCGTCGGGGAGCGTCACCGAGGCGATGGACGTGTTTTCCTTGGGGTGCGTCCTCGCAGAGCTCTGGCGCGACGGTGCGCCACTCTTTACCCTCTCGCAGCTCTTTCGGTACCGCGAGGGAGAGTTCGATGTCGAGgcgatgctcgccgagattCCGCACGACGGCATCCGCGATttggtgcgccgcatggtCCATGTCGACCACGAGCATCGGCCCACGTTTGCTACGCTGCTCTCCGAGTCGTCCGAGCACGTCTTTCCTCTGTCATTCTCGCGCTTCCTGCACCTgtacctcgtcgagctgcagcggccGGCCCAGGGCGCGCCGACACACCCCGACCAAAGCgaagccgaggcgcagacTCGCAGGACGCACCTTGCGCGCATGGTCGAGCCAGACGAACGTATCGAGCGCTTGTACGAGGACTGGGCGACGCTGCTCCCgttcctcggcgagcccgGCGCGAGGCTGCGtgacgagggcgagctgccgctcgGTGTATGCCTTCCACACGTCCCAGTACCTGACCCtgcgccccgccgcgcacgcgcagagAAGGACGGCGAAGCACTGCTTGTGCTCTCCGTGGTACTTGCCAATGTGCGCAACTGCCAgcgtgcctcggcgcggtgccaTGCCATGGAGATCATGATGCACCTCGTGTACGGCTGGCTTTCGGACGAGGCGTGCCTCGATCGTGTGCTCCCGTACTTTGTCGCACTCCTGAGCGACCGCAGCGCAgtgtgccgcgcgctggcgaTGCGGTACCTCGTTACGACGCTCGAGTGCGTGCAGTCGACGACGCCAGGGAATACCGGCCTCTTTAGCGAGTACATCCTGccgcacctgcgccgcatgaCGCAAGACTCCAATgccagcgtgcgcaccgtctATGCCGCGCACCTGACGCGTCTCTTTGAGTCTGCGATCCGGTTCCTGCAAATGGagcaggcgccgagcgcgagcgacgccaCGGCATCCGTGCGTGGCTACGACGAGCAGATGGAAAACCTGCGGCTCATGGCGCAGGAACAaacgctcctgctcctcaCAGACCCTGCgtcgtgcgtgcgtcgtgcgctgctgggcGACTTTGGGCTGCTGTGCACGCTCCTTGGCGCGGAACGTCTCGAGAACTCGGTGCTGAGCCACTTGCTCACCTACTTTAATGATCCCGACTGGGAGCTCCGTGCCGCGTTCTTCCACGCAATCGAGGCGCTTGTGCCGGTGCTTGGGCCCAAGGCGCTGGGGCGGTACGTCCACCCACTGCTCGTCCAAGCACttggcgacgaggaggaaaTGGTCGTCGTCGAAGCCCTGCGCAGCTTCCGGCgcctccttgccgagggGCTGTTTGGCCCTGCGACGCGCTACGAGCTTTTGCGCCACGCCGCAGGGCTCCTGTGCCATCCCAACTTGTGGATCCGCGAGGCAGCGGtcggcctctttgcgcaggCCGCATCCGagtgcacggccgccgaggcgtggaCCAAGCTTTATGTGCTGCTGCGTCCCCGCTTGCGCTGTGACATTGCGAGCCTCACGGCGGAAGCACTCTACGCAAACCTCGCACCGCCGCTGCCCCGCCCTGTCCTTTCGGCAGCAACCAACGCCGTGGCAAAGAAGAACGAGGTGTTCCTTGCTTACTGGAAGGTGCGGGCGGAGAAAGCATGGAAAGatgcggccgacgccgatgcacaggtgcgcgcgagcaTCGACCAGATCGTTCGCCCGTCCTCCTTTGCGTCGCATACCGACTCGATGCATCCGACAAACGCGGACGAGAAGGCGATGCtggcgcgtctcgcggcgctcggctttGACTGGAAGCACGATACCCCCAAGCTCATTGGGCTCTGGTGGTACATtgtacgcctcgcgcaATCGCATGGCAAACGCGCCAAGGCAGgcccgccgagcacctcgctcgatggcgcgccgccccaTACCATATTTTTTACGCCGCACACCTCGCCGCAAGCACCTCCGTCCGAGGCCGCCATTCGCACTGCCAAGAAGCGCATCCAGCGTGTGAaccagcgcaaggcgagtgtcgacgacgtgctcgacacacaggtcgcgcagcacgccgagccacCGCCGCTCCGCAAGAAGGAcccgccgagcacgcctGAAAAGCCCCGGCAGCCGCTCGTCACAGCGCCagccaaggccgaggcctcgacgtcggtcgtgcacgcgcacgcccagCGTGCCCGCACGCCTTCGGCCCAGACGCAGGCCGACGAGTCGCTGCAATTGCTGCAAGagagcggctcggcgccgcctgccgaggcAACGTCGTACACGTCGACGTACGACGGCAGCGATCCCTTTATCCACGCGCATCTCGAGGCCGTGTACGACCGCATGGCGCATGGCCGCAGTGCAttgggcgtgccgagcgtccCCAGCGAGACGCCACGCGCatggcctgcgccgcataTGCGGTCGCGTGCCAAGGTCCCGGGCGTGAGCAGCAATGTGCGGCCTGAAGGCACACTGATTGCATACTTTACCGAGCACAGCGGTCCGATCACTGCACTTGACCTCGCAAGCGACCAGCTCTTTTTCGTGAGTGGCGCACAGGACGGACTGGTCAAGGTGTGGGATACGTCGCGCCTCGAGAAGAATGTcacggcacgctcgcgcctgACGTATACGGCGCACAGTGCGCCGATCACGGCTCTTCTCGTGCTGCACAATACCCACTGCATTGTCAgtgccgcgagcgacgggTCGCTGCATGCAtacggcgtcgcggcgtcggggggcgcgtcgctACCCAAGTACGGCCGCCCCCACCCCCTCGGCCGCAAGACGCTGCCGAATGGCGAGCACGTCGTGTgcatggcgcagctcgccggcggcgccgcgccgaccttggtgctcggcacgagcCACGGGCGTGTGCTCTTTTGGGACGTGCGGTGCATGCAGTGTATACATGCCATGACCACCCCCGTGTCCCACGGCGCAGTGCAGTGCCTTGCGCTGGATCCTGCGCGCCACTGGCTGTGCACCGGCAGTGCGAATGGCGTGTTGTCGCTGTGGGACCTGCgctttgcgctgctgctgcgcagctgGGCCGTTGGCGATGCGGACCAGGTGACGCCCGGGCACGTCTATGCACTGGCCGTGCACCCCACCCAGCCGCGGTGCGTCTTTGTTGCGTATACGTCTGGCGACGTTGCACCGCTCTTTGACGTATTCGATCTGGAGGCGAATCGTGTGCTGGCCATGTACACGGCGACGCAGAGCGATGCGGCGACGCagagcgagtcgcgcaAGCACTATCGCGTGCTCCATCCCGACGCCCAGCGTCCctccgcggcgctggctgcgctcgtggcgcaccgtgcgcgcCCCCCCGTGCCTCCGCCAGTGTATGCGCTGTGCGCCGGTGCAGACGGATACGTGTCATCGGGTGCGCGGCCGGGGTACGTCGTGTGTGCCGGCAGCGATGCGATCGTGTGGTACTTGGACCTGGGCCGCGTCGAAAagagcgtcgcgatcgGCCTGCAAGCCCAAGGCGAGTTTGTGAGTGTCGGGGACACGCCCAACGCCCCCAGCGAGTACAGCCACCGCCGTCCGTCCCCCCGGGACAAGCCGCTGGCGAGCCGTACCCCCCTACATGCGCTGCACTCGACGAAAGCACTGAGCGCGTTTGTCAAAGCGCACAAAGACGCCGTGACCGCGCTGATTTTGATCGAGCACCCCTTCCGGTGCATTATCGCCGGCGACCGCACAGGAACGATCCGTGTGTGGGAATAG
- the NOP16 gene encoding Nucleolar protein 16 (EggNog:ENOG503P548; COG:J) has product MANPRQRRKSRSSKYSGATKSAKRAQNKRIHRGPSVMGPEVMREQWDKSLTPRQNYAKLGLAPSLVPQSGGLDRKDPYANVKRAEPQAAAPKARKGMARIVRNEQGEVVDIIEEDGEKDEDATPWGSAMNADEDEPANLVMLPPRLHAKDGESVEALAKLAEEDRPVSRFSSSNEFAWLAELVHKHGDDIDAMVRDRHLNIWQKTAGEIRRALRKAGGIDNVRIE; this is encoded by the exons ATGGCGAATCCGAGGCAGAGGCGCaagtcgcgctcgtcgaagTACTCGGGCGCGACCAAGAGCGCCAAGCGCGCACAGAATAAACGGATTCACCGCGGCCCCAGCGTCATGGGCCCCGAGGTGATGCGCGAGCAGTGGGACAAGTCGCTAACCCCCCGCCAAAA CTATGCCAAGCTCGGCCTGGCCCCGTCGCTGGTCCCCCAGTCCGGCGGTCTCGACCGCAAGGATCCCTATGCGAATGTGAAGCGCGCGGAGCCgcaagccgccgccccgAAGGCGCGCAAGGGTATGGCGCGGATCGTGCGCAACGAGCAAGGCGAGGTCGTGGATATTATCGAAGAGGACGGCGagaaggacgaggacgcgaCTCCGTGGGGCAGCGCGATGAATGCGGATGAGGACGAGCCCGCCAACCTCGTCATGCTCCCCCCGCGCCTCCACGCAAAGGACGGCGAGTCGGTCGAAG ccctcgccaagctcgcAGAGGAGGACCGGCCCGTGTCGCGCTTCTCGTCGTCGAACGAATTTGCGtggctcgccgagctcgtgcatAAGCACGGCGACGATATCGACGCCATGGTGCGCGACCGCCACCTCAATATCTGGCAAAAGACGGCAGGCGAAATCCGGCGCGC ACTCCGCAAGGCAGGCGGCATCGACAACGTACGCATTGAGTAG
- the FAD1 gene encoding FAD synthase (COG:E; COG:H; EggNog:ENOG503NYKZ), producing MAREPSEAWISSIDATYRLIEDADVRRSYPQLAAKVESAIRACESALDDYGLERCALSFNGGKDCTVLAHILAAVMRRRTKHAGLPRMAALYVACASPFREVDEFIAYAASPTTGYHMDLYSVHAPMKEALARYLSGAPSEALGSGSGDAMSPVSDPPAQRDVQAMFIGVRESDPHGSKIGVRSPCDPGWPPIMRVHPILDWDYAEVWAFLRCPVLGTPAAALPQFVGGGGADGVPYCSLYDLGYTSLGSTHNTHPNPYLRVQGTATYRPAYYLEDGSSERAGRG from the exons ATGGCACGGGAGCCATCGGAGGCATGGATCTCCTCAATCGACGCGACGTATCGGCTGATTGAGGATGCTgatgtgcgccgcagctaCCCCCAGCTCGCAGCCAAGGTCGAGTCCGCGATCCGCGCGTGCGAatcggcgctcgacgactACGG CCTCGAGCGATGTGCGCTCAGCTTCAATGGCGGCAAGGACT GCACGGTTCTTGCGCATATACTCGCAGCAGTaatgcggcggcgcacaaaGCACGCCGGCCTACCCCGCATGGCGGCACTGTACGTCGCTTGCGCGTCGCCCTTccgcgaggtcgacgagttTATTGCGTACGCAGCCAGCCCTACCACTGGCTATCATATGGACCTGTATTCGGTGCATGCACCGATgaaagaggcgctcgcacgcTATCTGTCCGGGGCGCCaagcgaggcgctcgggagcggcagcggcgacgcgaTGTCGCCCGTATCCGAcccgccggcgcagcgtgacGTGCAAGCCATGTTCATTGGCGTGCGCGAGTCGGACCCGCACGGCTCGAAgatcggcgtgcgctcgccatGCGACCCGGGATGGCCACCGATTATGCGTGTGCACCCAATCCTCGACTGGGACTATGCAGAGGTGTGGGCGTTTTTGCGGTGCCCGGTGCTCGGTACGCCCGCGGCGGCACTGCCCCAGTttgtcggcggcggcggcgcggacgGTGTGCCGTACTGCTCGTTGTACGATCTCGGTTATACCTCGCTGGGAAGCACGCACAATACGCACCCCAACCCATACCTCCGAGTGCAGGGGACCGCGACGTATCGCCCTGCCTACTACCTCGAGGATGGCTCGTCGGAGCGCGCAGGTAGAGGGTGA
- the exo2 gene encoding exonuclease II Exo2 (EggNog:ENOG503NUZQ; COG:D; COG:L) produces the protein MVIMQLVEENRIPEFDNLYLDMNGIVHNCSHPRDDEATFRISEEDIFLGIFSYIEHLFSKIRPQKVFFLAIDGVAPRAKMNQQRSRRFRTAQEAKENVAKARQRGEDIPDSAPFDSNCITPGTIFMQKLQLQLEYFIAKKVAEDSNWRKVQVILSGHDAVGEGEHKIMEFIRTLKAQPDYNPNTRHCLYGLDADLIMLGLLSHDPHFALLREEVVFGPQRGKKTATLETQTFYLLHLSLLREYLELEFDGLRDCLPFQFDLERIIDDYILLHLFVGNDFLPHLPGLHINEGAIELLFRIYEKVLPNAGGYLNEQGTLRPERLQLIINELFSLERNNFIKEHPELTRNKPILKKKKGSAPSGQMVITPTQRDWVTQLHQFVMAFDAHPDTAPTETYFPAKRPGSDNDFLTKLSQRLGLHIALNEYDPVQDTTATVISIPKSKVEQYRADKATDEAFPEEHALAVQRALTPYVDARVDGEAPPPEDEPRDAAAEEQAAIAQQNREIDDRLRQWKVHYYRSKLNMDYTPESIHELTYNYIEGMQWVLHYYYEGNASWGWFYKYHYAPQVSDLNNIGEYKFDFNLGKPFLPFEQLMGVLPPLSKQLIPPALQELMTEPTSPILDFYPADFESDMNGKKNSWEAVVKIPFIDEKRLLSAMELRENGLTQEERVRNRHGPPKSFRFDPSLDYTYPSSLPGFFPDMQNVQVRVESYVLPSMDGREYIKTLPQGVMLGVDAMPGFPSIKTLPFTHQLRKAGVNVHGTASSQSSMILTINPLAEVPDLATLSQSVIGQRTFTGWPFLFEGLVVGVSDRTQEIQAQLENGQVQLSKYSTSSLYERANKIRTKYATRYGVVIGETPMLLHVRPLQGLHHLSNAALAKEYAPSAQGEIEYPLQLMVNSVKHEDSRFLERPGMTVSEEYPDGTKVFYLGDKGFGCPGRVIGTTSSTVAIELAFLADLAQENMLMRKLVKERASETYFPLAQVSQRLKISSIVLSRITSSMLVHVGKKKMNLGLNLKFEAKSRKVLGYTRRTSLGWEYSEKAIALIAAFAKAFPELIKNVARRPPQGDFYSDTDLFPQRTDERIAALRAFEKEHKLRELEDVPVYVDRLEQPVIATLEAATRIMARKRAESGSMGIKRQILRSLPRYALLKPDQARMRVPVQQYQLGDRVVNVLDFGSVPPAAKGTVVGLGTNSIDVVFDVPFLGGTSLNGLCTNYRGAIVGLADVLNLSTPQMATKWGVEAELTDETSALTRTLLARDAKKSAQPTQKGNMPKNFFHAAPPKAPSAKGTKQAMFKGPAKGAHGKAPTSQADAAAAHLQTLSLGKPQAPRKQAWQGKPKPNASS, from the exons ATGG TGATCATGCAGCTCGTGGAAGAGAACAGGATACCCGAGTTTGACAATCTATACCTTG ACATGAATGGCATTGTCCACAACTG ctcgcaTCCGCGCGACGATGAAGCAACCTTCCGTATTTCCGAGGAGGACATCTTTTTGGGGATATTTTCGTACATTGAGCACCTCTTCTCCAAGATCCGGCCACAGAAGGTCTTCTTCCTGGCGATCGACGGTgtggcgccgcgtgccAAAATGAACCAGCAGCGCAGCCGTCGTTTCCGCACGGCGCAAGAGGCGAAGGAAAAcgtcgccaaggcgcgccagCGTGGCGAGGACATCCccgactcggcgccgtTCGACTCGAACTGTATCACGCCGGGCACTATCTTTATGCAGAagctgcagctgcagctcgagtACTTTATCGCAAAGaaggtcgccgaggacTCCAACTGGCGCAAGGTGCAGGTCATTCTCTCGGGCCACGACGCAgtcggcgagggcgagcaCAAGATCATGGAGTTTATCCGCACGCTCAAGGCGCAGCCGGACTACAACCCCAACACTCGCCACTGCCTCTACGGTCTGGACGCCGATCTGATCATGCTGGGCCTGCTCAGCCACGACCCGCACTTTGCGCTACTGCGTGAAGAGGTCGTCTTCGGCCCCCAGCGCGGGAAAAagacggcgacgctcgagacgcagaCCTTTTACCTTTTGCACCTctcgctcctgcgcgagtacctcgagctcgagttTGACGGCTTGCGCGACTGTCTCCCGTTCCAATTCGACCTGGAACGGATCATTGACGACTACATCCTTTTGCACCTCTTTGTCGGCAACGATTTCCTGCCGCACCTGCCCGGCCTGCACATCAACGAGGGCGCAATCGAGCTCCTTTTCCGTATCTACGAAAAGGTCCTGCCGAATGCGGGCGGCTACCTCAACGAGCagggcacgctgcgcccggagcgtctgcagctcATTATCAACGAGCTCTTTTCTCTTGAGCGCAACAACTTTATCAAGGAACACCCGGAACTGACGCGCAACAAGCCCATCCTGAAAAAGAAAAagggcagcgcgccgagcggccaGATGGTCATTAcgccgacgcagcgcgactGGGTGACCCAGCTGCACCAGTTCGTGATGGCCTTTGACGCCCACCCGGACACGGCGCCTACCGAGACGTACTTCCCGGCGAAGCGCCCGGGCAGCGACAATGACTTTTTGACAAAACTctcgcagcgcctcggactGCACATTGCCCTGAACGAGTACGACCCGGTGCAGGACACGACCGCGACCGTCATTTCGATCCCCAAGAGCAAGGTCGAGCAGTACCGCGCCGACAAGGCCACCGACGAGGCCTTCCCGGaggagcacgcgctcgccgtacAGCGTGCGCTCACGCCATATGTCGACGCGCGTGTCGACGgtgaggcgccgccgccggaggacgagccgcgcgacgcggccgccgaggagcaggcggcgaTCGCCCAGCAGAATCGCGAGATCGACGACCGCCTGCGTCAGTGGAAGGTGCACTATTACCGCTCCAAGCTCAACATGGACTACACGCCCGAGTCCATTCACGAGCTGACGTACAACTACATTGAAGGCATGCAGTGGGTGCTGCACTACTACTACGAAGGCAATGCGTCGTGGGGCTGGTTCTACAAGTACCACTACGCCCCGCAGGTGTCGGACCTGAACAACATCGGCGAGTACAAGTTTGACTTTAACCTCGGCAAACCCTTCCTGCCGTTTGAGCAGCTGATGGGTGTGTTGCCGCCGCTGAGCAAGCAGCTCATTCCtccggcgctgcaggagctcATGACCGAGCCCACGTCGCCGATCCTCGACTTTTACCCTGCCGACTTTGAGTCGGACATGAACGGCAAAAAGAACAGCTGGGAGGCGGTCGTCAAGATTCCGTTTATCGACGAGAAGCGCCTGCTGAGTGCGatggagctgcgcgagaaTGGCCTCACgcaggaggagcgcgtgcgcaacCGGCACGGGCCGCCCAAGTCGTTCCGCTTCGACCCGTCGCTGGACTACACCTATCCCTCGAGCCTGCCTGGCTTTTTCCCCGACATGCAAAATGTGCAGGTGCGTGTCGAGTCGTACGTGCTGCCGTCGATGGACGGCCGCGAGTACATCAAGACGCTCCCGCAAGGCGTGATGCTCGGTGTGGACGCCATGCCCGGCTTCCCCAGCATCAAGACGCTGCCTTTTACGCACCAGCTCCGCAAGGCGGGTGTCAATGTGCACggcacggcgagcagccAGTCGTCCATGATTTTGACGATCAACCCCCTTGCCGAGGTGCCCGACCTTGCGACGCTATCGCAGAGCGTCATTGGGCAGCGTACCTTTACCGGCTGGCCCTTCCTCTTTGAGGGCCTTGTGGTGGGCGTCTCGGACCGTACGCAGGAGatccaggcgcagctcgagaatGGCCAGGTGCAGCTCAGCAAGtactcgacgagcagcctGTACGAGCGTGCAAACAAGATCCGCACCAAGTATGCGACACGATACGGTGTCGTGATTGGCGAGACGCCGATGCTCCTGCATGTGCGTCCGCTGCAAGGTCTGCACCACCTGTCcaacgcggcgctcgccaaggagtacgcgccgtcggcccAGGGCGAGATCGAGTATCCGCTGCAGCTCATGGTGAACTCAGTGAAGCACGAAGACAGCCGCTTCCTCGAGCGTCCCGGCATGACGGTGAGCGAAGAGTACCCCGACGGCACCAAAGTGTTCTACCTCGGCGACAAAGGGTTCGGGTGCCCCGGCCGCGTGATCggcacgacctcgtcgacggtCGCGATCGAGCTTGCGTTCCTCGCggaccttgcgcaggagAACATGCTCAtgcgcaagctcgtcaAGGAGCGTGCGTCCGAAACCTATTTCCCTCTGGCACAGGTGTCGCAGCGCCTCAAGATCTCGTCGATCGTCCTGTCGCGCATCACCAGCTCGAtgctcgtgcacgtcgGCAAGAAGAAGATGAACCTCGGTCTGAACCTCAAGTTTGAGGCCAAGAGCCGCAAGGTCCTCGGCtacacgcgccgcacgtcgctcggctgGGAGTACAGCGAGAAGGCGATTGCGCTGATCGCTGCCTTTGCCAAGGCCTTCCCCGAGCTGATCAAGAacgtggcgcgccgcccgccgcaggGAGACTTTTACTCGGACACGGACCTCTTCCCGCAACGCACCGACGAacgcatcgccgcgctgcgtgcatTTGAGAAGGAGcacaagctgcgcgagctcgaggacgtgcCGGTGTACGTCGAccgtctcgagcagccGGTGATTGCTACGCTCGAggctgcgacgcgcatCATGGCGCGCAAGCGTGCCGAATCGGGCTCGATGGGCATCAAGCGCCAGATTCTGCGTAGCCTGCCGCGCTACGCGCTGCTCAAACCCGACCAGGCGCGCATGCGTGTGCCGGTGCAGCAGTaccagctcggcgaccgcgtcgtGAACGTGCTCGACTTTGGCTCGGTTCCGCCCGCCGCCAAGGGCACGGTGGTCGGTCTCGGGACCAACAGCATCGACGTTGTGTTTGACGTGCCCttcctcggcggcacgtcACTCAACGGACTGTGCACTAACTACCGCGGCGCGATTGTCGGCCTGGCCGACGTCCTCAACCTGTCCACGCCGCAGATGGCGACCAAGTggggcgtcgaggcggagctCACCGACGAGACTAGCGCGCTGACACGcacgctccttgcgcgcgacgcgaagAAGTCGGCCCAGCCCACGCAAAAGGGCAACATGCCCAAGAACTTCTTCCATGCGGCTCCTCCgaaggcgccgagcgccaaggGAACGAAGCAGGCCATGTTCAAGGGACCGGCAAAGGGCGCACACGGCAAAGCGCCGACATCGCAAGCTGatgcggccgctgcgcacctgcagacgctctcgctcggcaagccacaggcgccgcgcaagcaGGCGTGGCAGGGCAAGCCGAAGCCGAATGCGTCTTCATAG